CCGGGCAAAATTGGCCCCGCTGGCGCGCGCCCGCCGTGGGCACTCTCCCACGGGCCGGTGCGGCGGGAGGAAAGTTTCCGTAACGAATCAGACACCACTGCCACGCCGTCTTGGTAATCATCCAACGCAAACATTCGCCAATACGCATCTTCCGGAATGGCGTCCTCGCTGGGCGGATAAACGCGTAGCGCGATTTCGTCTTTTTGTTTAAAGCGATTAACCCCATCGAGCGGCAGTTCGTCGGTGAGTTGTTCCATCCGGCGTTTTTCTTCGGCAATTTTTTGGCGCACGAAGGCGAGGTTTTGTCGCGCGGATTTGTCGCCGGCATTCAATCCCACGGCCGCTTCGTAGTGGCGTGCGGATTCCTCCCAAATCTGAATTCGCTCTTTCGGTTTTTCCTGAGAACTGCCGAGCCGAAAGTGGGTGTTGCCGAGGTTATAAAATGCCCGCTGTTGCAGTGAGAGATCCGGCGTGCGCAATGCAGACTGAAAATGCCGCTCGGCGTCGCCAAATTTTTCCGCTTGAAACGCCGCCGCTCCGGCATTGAACAGCAGCACCGGATCACCCGGACGCAGCGTTAATAATTTTTCGTATTCCGCCTGTGCCTCCGCAAAATTACCACCGGCGTATTCACTGTGCGCTTTTTTCAGGCTCGGCTTATCCGCGGCCATCGCGCCGAATGGCAAAATGAAAAACAACAGTATCGCCGTCGTGCTCGCTGTGTTGGAGGAAGCGGGCCGGCGACCTTTCGGCCACAGCAATTCCACCAACAACAGCAGCACGCCCGCGCCGAGGAACCATTGGAATTGTTCTTTTTGGCGTCGCACCGTGGTCGGATTATGCTCTGATTTGGGCAGCGGCGCGAGCCCGTTTTTGTATAGCCAATCCATCGAGCCGGCGCCGGTGTGGCGCAGGTAAAATCCCCCAGTTTCCGTAGCTAATTCCTGTAACATCGGCTCATTTAATTTGCTACGGACCAGCCGCCCATCGTCTTTCAAATACTCCCGCGTGGTCGACCAGTCGGCCAAATAAGCATCGCACTCCCGGCAGCGATTGCGTTCGGGCACGTTGGGTTCATCGCAGCTCGGGCAAGTGAGCACCGGCACCAATTCGCCTTCGGGCGTGCCCATTCCTACGGTGAAAATTTTCATCCCTTGCGCGCCCGCCAATTTTGCCGCCGCCACCGCATCGGGTTCGTGCTCTTCGCCGTCGGTAAAAATCACCAGCACTTTGTGGCGATCCATTTCCTCTTCACCAAACATTTCCAGCGCGGTGTTGATGGCCGCAGCAATGCTCGTGCCGCCGTGGGGAATGACGTCCACTTGCACCAAATCCACGTGCTGCCGCAGTGCCTCGTGGTCGACCGTTAACGGGCATTGCAAAAACGCCACCCCGGCAAATGGAATGAGCGCGAAGCGATCTCCCTCACCGAGCTTTAGTAAATCGACGGCGGCGAGTTTGGCGCGCGACATCCGCGAGGGCACGAGATCGTTGGCCAACATACTGCGCGAAGTATCGATGGCGATCACCACGTCGAGACTTGTGGCGCGACTTTCGAATTCACGAAATCCCCAGCGCGGCCCGGCCAGCGTGGCAATGAGGCAACCCATCGCCGCGAGCAGTGCCACTGCGCGCAGCCATTGGCCTTTCGCGGACAAACTGCCCGCCAATTCCTCCACCCGATGCGGGCTCACAAAAAGCCCCAGCAAACGCCGCCGCCGCGCCCACGCAAAGGCAAAGCCACCGAGCAATGGCGGCAGCAGAATGAGCAGCCACAATCGATCGGGGTCGGTCCAAGTCATGTTCATGGTGTTAGGGTAATTTGCGCAGCCATGTTTGGCTAAGGATGAGTTCGAGGATCAAGAGCACCAGCCCCGCGCCCACGAACCAGCCGAACAAATCGTGGTAGCGCAGGAAGCGTTGCTCCTCGCGATCGGTTTTTTCCAGTTGATCAATCTCGTGATACACCGCGCGCAGTGCCTCGGTGCTTTCGGCGTAAAAAAACTTGCCGCCCGTGCGCGTGGCGATGTCGCGCAGGCGATCCTTATTGATGCCCACCAACTGATGATGACGCGGTAACCCAAACTGATCGCGCAACACCAGCTCCGTGCCTTCTTTGCCGATGCCGATGGTGTAAATTTTGATGCCCATCACCGCCGCCGCTTCGGCGGCTTCCTCGGGCTCCACCTTGCCGGTGTTGTTTTCTCCATCGGTCATCAAAATAATAATTTTGCTTTTGGAATCCTTAATGCCGCGCAGCCGGTTGACCGCCGCCGTGATGCCCGAACCAATCGCAGTGCCCTCGTCGTCGTTCTGCGGCGAAGCGGTGTCATTGTCAAAACGGTCAATATTCTCCAATAAATAATCGTGGTTCAAGGTTGGCGGACTGGCAATGAAGGCCAACCCGGAAAACACAATTAACCCAATCCGATCACTGGGCCGGCCCTCCACAAATTCTTTGAGCACTTGTTTTGAAATATCCAATCGCGTGACATTGCGGCCTTGGTTGCGAAAATCTTTTGCCTCCATGCTGTCGGACAAATCCAGCGTGAGCATAATATCAATTCCGCTGGCCTTGATGCGTTCGCGGCCTTCGCCCCATTGCGGGCGCGCAAGCCCGAGGATGCAAGCGGTGAGCGCCAGCCAGCGCAGTGCTGCCACCAGTCGACCTGCGCGATGCGGCGCGATGTGCGAGAATCGTTTCACCAACTTCAGTGACGAAAACACCACCGCCGGAGGCGCACCTGATGCCCCCTGCAACCACCCCGCCAGCGGGAGGAGCAGCAGCAACCCCAGCCACGCGGGATCTTCGAAGGTGAAATTGTTCATCGTGTTAATTGTGGTGGCGACACGCGCGGGGGCAGTGCGCCCGGCAGCGGCGGCGCGGTTTCTTTGACCAACTGCACTGCCATCGCGTGCAGTCGGCGGCAGTCTTCTTCAGTTGGCTCGTGCCGCGCGAATTTTGAGAGATCACAAAATTCCAGAAATTGCCCGAGCAAATCTTTTTGGGGTGGCGTCATTTGCGGGGCGCGATGGAGTTCATCCAAAAATTCTTCCGTCGTGCGCTCCGGCGCGTGGAATTCAAACCGTTCCCCGAGGTACATCCGCAAAATATCCGCCACCGCCCGCGCAAACAAAACCGGTGAAGGCAACAATCCCCAAACCTCGCGCAACTTCCGCAACGCCTCCGCATCCGGCGCGGGTAACACCGGCGCGCGCTTCGGCTCGCGCAACGCCCAAAATAACAGCACTGCTCCCGCTACAAACACCGCCAGTAAAACCCAAAGCGCCCAGTTCGAGCCCTCGCCCGTTTCCAAAACCAGCGGCGGTTTGATTTCCAGAATGTCAGTGAGATTCGTGTTGTTCATCCGGCTCCCGCTGGAAAGGTAACTCATGAAAGAGTGGGACAGAAGTTAGAAGTTGGAAGACAGGAGGCAGAATGCAATATGTAGCCTGGGCCGGTGGCCCGGGAGATTGAACCGCCAAGGCGCAAAGACGCCAAGGGGGGAATGAGCAATGACCAAAACCCAAGAACCAAGGAATGACAAATCACCAAGCCCCAAATTGGTTTTGTGAATTGGGGTTTCCTTGGGATTTGGGCCTTGGTCATTCCCCGGTAGGGACACGCCTCGCGCGTCCGTGGACACGTGAAGCGCGTCCCTGCCGTCGGCGTGTTTTGGGGACGGGCAAGTTCCCCCTTGCCCCAAATTGATTTTGTTGGGTGATAATAGGGACGAGGTGGAACTCATCCCTCCCGTCGCACTGCGGCGGTTTCGGAGAAACCGCCTTGCCCGCAACCTACCTTCGGCGTTCCAATCGGGTGCGGAAGAAGTGCGATAGCGCGGGGGCGTAGGGCTCGCCGGTGACGAGGCGGATGTGGTCGATGTTTAGGGCACCGAATTCTTTGACCAATGCGGCTTGGTCTTCGGCGCGGTGGGCGGCGAAGGCAGTGCGATCGGCTTCGGTTCGGAGGTGCAGTTCGCCGACTTCGCCGGTCTCGGCATCTTCGAGCACCAAGCGGCCGAGCGGGGGCAGGGCGTCTTCGTGCGGGTCGTTGATTTGGATGGCCACCACGTCGTGCCGGCGTTGGGCGCGGCGCAGGGCGGAGTGGGGGAGGGGATCGAGGAAATCAGAAATCACAATCATCACCGCGCGGCGGCGGAAGGTCTTTTGCAAATGCTGGAGGGCGGAGCGCAGATCGCCGGTGCGATGGACGGGGGTGTGATGCAAAATATCGCGCACGACGCGCAGCACGTGGCGTTTGCTTTTTCCCGGTCGCACATACTTTTCCACGTGATCGGAAAACAATGTGAGGCCGACTTTATCGTTGTTGCGCTGGGCGGCGAAGGCGAGCGCGGCGGCTACTTCGGCGGCGAGTTCCTGTTTGGTTTGCTCGCCACTGCCGAACCGCCCCGACGCGCTGATGTCCACCAGCAACATCACCGTCAGCTCGCGTTCCTCCACGAATTGTTTCACAAACGGCTGGTTCAATCGCGCCGTGACGTTCCAATCGATATTGCGCACCTCATCGCCGGGCTGATACTCGCGCACCTCATCAAAATCCATTCCCTGCCCGCGAAACACACTGCGGTATTGGCCGACCATCACATCGCTTACCAGCCGCTTAGTGCGGATTTCAATTTGGCGAACTTTTGAAGGGTTCAAAAGGCGGTTGAGGGTTGAGGGTTGTGGGGAAACCAATCGTCATTCGTAAATCGTCATTCGTAAATCACCTACGGCACCGGCATGTGATCCAGGAACAACGCCAGCACATGGTCGCTGGTTTTATCTTCGGCCTCGGCTTCGTAGCTTATTTGAATGCGATGACGCATCACGTCCGGCGCGATGGCCTTCACGTCTTGTGGCGTCACGTAGCCGCGCCCTTGCAGGAATGCGTGGGCCTTGGAGGCGAGCGTGAGGTAAATGGTGGCACGCGGCGAGGCGCCCAATTGGATGAGCCCCTGCGCGGGTACATTGAAAATCCCCGGATCCCGCGTCGCGCACACGAGGTTCACGATGTACTCCTTCACCTTGTCATCCACATAAATCGTATCCACAACCTTGCGCGCCGTGAGCACCTGCTCCACCGTCACCACCTGTTGGGCCACGGGCGTGCCTTCCGTCTTGGCCCAGTCCTCCAGAATTTGTCGCTCCTCCTTTTGGGTTGGATAATCCATCACCACCTTGAGCATAAAGCGATCCACCTGCGCCTCGGGCAATTGATACGTGCCCTCCTGTTCAATGGGATTTTCTGTCGCCATCACGAGAAACGGTTGTGGCAACGGATACGTTTGATCGC
The genomic region above belongs to Limisphaerales bacterium and contains:
- a CDS encoding VWA domain-containing protein; translation: MNMTWTDPDRLWLLILLPPLLGGFAFAWARRRRLLGLFVSPHRVEELAGSLSAKGQWLRAVALLAAMGCLIATLAGPRWGFREFESRATSLDVVIAIDTSRSMLANDLVPSRMSRAKLAAVDLLKLGEGDRFALIPFAGVAFLQCPLTVDHEALRQHVDLVQVDVIPHGGTSIAAAINTALEMFGEEEMDRHKVLVIFTDGEEHEPDAVAAAKLAGAQGMKIFTVGMGTPEGELVPVLTCPSCDEPNVPERNRCRECDAYLADWSTTREYLKDDGRLVRSKLNEPMLQELATETGGFYLRHTGAGSMDWLYKNGLAPLPKSEHNPTTVRRQKEQFQWFLGAGVLLLLVELLWPKGRRPASSNTASTTAILLFFILPFGAMAADKPSLKKAHSEYAGGNFAEAQAEYEKLLTLRPGDPVLLFNAGAAAFQAEKFGDAERHFQSALRTPDLSLQQRAFYNLGNTHFRLGSSQEKPKERIQIWEESARHYEAAVGLNAGDKSARQNLAFVRQKIAEEKRRMEQLTDELPLDGVNRFKQKDEIALRVYPPSEDAIPEDAYWRMFALDDYQDGVAVVSDSLRKLSSRRTGPWESAHGGRAPAGPILPGEWRFKFEPLFSEFLPIPGPFATGEAKVKQWHYNKEALQGRLPEVPSAAVAYRVTDPAECSVLAPGPADAALNTVAVNSPNEYPHTTRQLRLKDSERHQLHQAVERLANNEPIDFETFNERVIEFLHKNHKYTRETRIPKNADKDPVVRWLFSREDGHCEYFAYSHVLLARAAGYPARIACGFHGGKWDKKEKCWVSKQSEAHAWAEIFNGTHWIRVDPTPPEEGQGEGEGGEGEPQENSEGEGEGEPNENPEGQGEGEPQEQPGEGGKPEEQKESEVPFELQETLRQIKEMLEAMKGDEKPLGVGELGRMPKPPRRLRKNW
- a CDS encoding MoxR family ATPase → MNHAEIEADNSAVTEAGAFVQPLMDEMGKVIVGQKYLLERLVISLLANGHVLLEGVPGIAKTLAIKTLSEALNVDFSRIQFTPDMLPADVTGTQIYNPQSGEFTTRQGPVFANLLLADEINRAPAKVQSALLEAMQEKQVTIGDQTYPLPQPFLVMATENPIEQEGTYQLPEAQVDRFMLKVVMDYPTQKEERQILEDWAKTEGTPVAQQVVTVEQVLTARKVVDTIYVDDKVKEYIVNLVCATRDPGIFNVPAQGLIQLGASPRATIYLTLASKAHAFLQGRGYVTPQDVKAIAPDVMRHRIQISYEAEAEDKTSDHVLALFLDHMPVP
- a CDS encoding DUF58 domain-containing protein, coding for MVGQYRSVFRGQGMDFDEVREYQPGDEVRNIDWNVTARLNQPFVKQFVEERELTVMLLVDISASGRFGSGEQTKQELAAEVAAALAFAAQRNNDKVGLTLFSDHVEKYVRPGKSKRHVLRVVRDILHHTPVHRTGDLRSALQHLQKTFRRRAVMIVISDFLDPLPHSALRRAQRRHDVVAIQINDPHEDALPPLGRLVLEDAETGEVGELHLRTEADRTAFAAHRAEDQAALVKEFGALNIDHIRLVTGEPYAPALSHFFRTRLERRR
- a CDS encoding VWA domain-containing protein, translated to MNNFTFEDPAWLGLLLLLPLAGWLQGASGAPPAVVFSSLKLVKRFSHIAPHRAGRLVAALRWLALTACILGLARPQWGEGRERIKASGIDIMLTLDLSDSMEAKDFRNQGRNVTRLDISKQVLKEFVEGRPSDRIGLIVFSGLAFIASPPTLNHDYLLENIDRFDNDTASPQNDDEGTAIGSGITAAVNRLRGIKDSKSKIIILMTDGENNTGKVEPEEAAEAAAVMGIKIYTIGIGKEGTELVLRDQFGLPRHHQLVGINKDRLRDIATRTGGKFFYAESTEALRAVYHEIDQLEKTDREEQRFLRYHDLFGWFVGAGLVLLILELILSQTWLRKLP